From Saccharomyces kudriavzevii IFO 1802 strain IFO1802 genome assembly, chromosome: 13, a single genomic window includes:
- the PET111 gene encoding Pet111p (similar to Saccharomyces cerevisiae PET111 (YMR257C); ancestral locus Anc_8.809) yields MLQRRFLSFCGIKKLLYKGTDKVLHSVFFKIRYYSIDFIKKKHKEDIEDWVRTQLREPSIISTVCEPQNKLDWTGSISHSPSGLEVLRNQYNIVKDKDFEILWKQKFKRADPDALRTIINLSASQKVLFSIEQLLLIVYSLHFLKCDYDIGRIYDTYEQFMPLLASRTDGTTYGRFIEIMLLVQNNLHHFDNCETLFSEYIKYCKVNPHMISLGLNSFTRNNNTQLAVEFYTQAITNPDTFPITEKQLFEFLRCMQGYLDISNMKHVFHLWLKVKCNDEEPSSTDLPSFRTLALMHKMFLRFPSADELKDFLTNPVVLNTGYTSSVLFDSVEFCHSLYSIKGSKEKSIDDSAIMQKVDEFMIRLNDDIPTRKELYMSVVKAYVSTNDFANLKIILEKVQNDKYVDIDGSFHLSVSRYFVNTNKFEGLFRYYYTIVKSAGNRTRLRPAFIQQLWSCAVNTYPMLTKEITNDILVTLKKDQYTRKLTWVNSFLQEKAHIHTQKINGGEESSLSGFSAVDFERFREFKEKVFHNDVYGAELVVSNSLKEGITPQFSFLYSVLTLCLDNSLTNLAHVVDRILRTKFYYVPLKVDILWLKWDVISSYRSFEKLPVERLTELEFKLKEFEQSHKRELSAQNYLQLTQICFHTRDFKYACYLISQARKFLDASNNRQWMMYYMTSLKLAARMHESERFSRILKDWNSNHRANLITSGCIRQIKGFMKYFEKRSAYISTATSFDGKEIKSRIGELVARYVDYKFQGLENMKKLTNFLKEWFDEEISLLKTEQNKRKRELFKENKRGGI; encoded by the coding sequence ATGTTACAAAGGAGATTTTTATCCTTCTGTGgtataaagaaattacttTACAAAGGAACTGATAAGGTACTACATTccgttttcttcaaaatacgATACTACTCAattgatttcatcaagaaaaaacataaagaagatattgaGGATTGGGTTAGAACACAATTGAGAGAGCCCTCAATAATAAGCACTGTATGTGAACCTCAAAACAAACTCGACTGGACAGGTTCCATAAGCCATAGCCCGAGTGGGCTAGAGGTTCTGAGAAATCAATATAATATAGTGAAAGacaaagattttgaaatactATGGAAgcagaaattcaaaagagcGGATCCAGATGCATTAAGAACGATTATTAACCTGTCTGCTAGCCAAAAAGTGCTGTTTTCTATTGAACAACTACTGCTCATAGTATATTcgcttcattttttaaaatGTGATTACGATATTGGACGAATATACGACACGTATGAGCAATTCATGCCTTTATTAGCAAGTCGCACCGATGGAACGACATATGGGAGGTTTATCGAGATTATGCTGTTGGTGCAGAATAATTTACATCATTTTGATAATTGTGAGACTTTATTTTCAGAGTATATCAAATATTGCAAAGTAAACCCTCACATGATTTCATTGGGATTAAACTCTTTCACAAGAAATAACAATACTCAATTAGCCGTAGAGTTTTACACACAAGCAATTACCAATCCTGATACTTTCCCCATCACCGAAAAACagctttttgaatttctccGGTGCATGCAAGGATACTTGGACATATCTAATATGAAGCATGTCTTTCATCTGTGGCTGAAAGTGAAGTGTAATGATGAGGAGCCTTCCTCGACTGATCTTCCCTCGTTCAGAACTCTCGCTTTAATGCACAAAATGTTTCTAAGGTTCCCTAGTGCGGATGAGctgaaagattttttgaCTAATCCGGTGGTTTTGAATACGGGATACACTTCTAGTGTGCTATTCGACTCAGTTGAGTTTTGTCACTCTTTATACTCCATTAAGGGAAGTAAGGAGAAGAGTATTGATGATTCAGCAATCATGCAAAAAGTTGACGAATTCATGATAAGATTAAATGACGATATTCCAACACGGAAAGAACTTTATATGTCAGTGGTTAAAGCATACGTCTCAACAAACGATTTTGCAAATTTAAAAAtcattttggaaaaagtaCAAAATGACAAATATGTCGACATAGATGGTTCTTTCCACTTAAGTGTTTCTAGGTATTTTGTGAACACCAATAAATTCGAAGGACTTTTCAGGTATTATTACACCATCGTCAAAAGTGCCGGTAATAGAACCCGATTGCGGCCTGCTTTTATTCAGCAATTATGGTCCTGTGCTGTAAACACGTATCCAATGCTGACGAAAGAAATTACTAATGACATATTAGTGACACTGAAAAAGGACCAATATACCAGAAAGCTTACATGGgtaaattcatttttacaAGAAAAGGCCCATATTCATAcccaaaaaatcaatggcGGAGAGGAGTCTTCGTTATCTGGATTCAGTGCAGTTGATTTCGAAAGGTTTCGAgaattcaaggaaaaagtTTTTCACAATGATGTGTATGGAGCAGAGTTGGTAGTTTCAAATAGTTTAAAAGAGGGCATTACACcccagttttcttttttatactCTGTTTTGACATTGTGTTTGGACAATTCTTTAACCAATTTGGCACACGTAGTTGATAGGATACTGAGAACTAAATTTTATTATGTGCCATTGAAAGTCGATATATTATGGTTAAAATGGGACGTCATCTCAAGTTACAGgtcatttgaaaaactgcCAGTTGAACGCTTAACAGAACTGGAGTTCAAATTAAAGGAATTTGAGCAAAGCCATAAGAGAGAGCTATCAGCACAGAACTATTTACAACTTACACAGATCTGTTTTCATACGCGTGATTTCAAATATGCCTGTTACTTAATATCACAGgctagaaaatttttggatgCTTCCAATAACAGACAGTGGATGATGTATTACATGACGTCCTTGAAGTTAGCCGCAAGAATGCATGAAAGCGAACGATTCAGTAGGATTTTAAAGGACTGGAATAGTAACCATAGGGCCAACCTAATTACTTCCGGCTGCATTAGACAGATCAAAGGATTTATGAAATACTTCGAGAAAAGATCAGCATACATTTCGACAGCCACTTCCTTTGACGGTAAGGAAATTAAGAGCCGGATTGGCGAATTGGTGGCCCGATATGTGGATTACAAGTTTCAAGGACTagaaaatatgaaaaaattaaccAACTTTCTCAAAGAATGGtttgatgaagagatttcattgttgaaaacggaacaaaataaaaggaaaagggaGCTTTTCAAAGAGAATAAAAGAGGGGGAATTTGA